The Spodoptera frugiperda isolate SF20-4 chromosome 2, AGI-APGP_CSIRO_Sfru_2.0, whole genome shotgun sequence genome includes the window CCCTTGATATGCGTtagctttatgtttaaaattatcgAAACAAGGGCgcgtacggcgctctgattgacagGCTCGAATAGAGCAACCAATCAGGCaccgaacgcgatctcgttatacgtaaagtaaactcgtactaagggtatactACCTAGGAATGCAGAAGAgcttaaatacaaataaaatagtaatggTCTTTCAGAATTCGTTCCTGTCTTTCCGTGATCTTCCTACAGTTCCCAATTAGATGAAGTATTTTTCATTCGGTTCCGAAGGACTATTTACTCATAAAGCATATTGCACAAACACGTCCATTACTGGGACCAAAAAATGGCACCTAAAAATATCACTTCAAACTTACAGCAGTAATAATATCTTCAGTATTAATAGCGATATGCTGCACTCCAGCTCCGCCGTGGTACTCCACATACTCCTGGATCTGACTCTTCCTCTTGCCTGGCGCTGGCTCGTTGATTGGCATCTTCACCGTCTCCTCCCAGTTGGCCATCACAATGGACCGTAGAGCTGAGTATTCCGTACAGATCTGCTTGTCGTCCACTGACCAGAATCTGGAAAAAGATTGTTGAATTAGTATAGGGGCAGATTGTTTACTATGCTCTTTTGTCTGAGCATTTAGCAATAGGGCATGATTAAGTAACTAACAATCACGATTTACTCGTGTAAATTAATGGGAAAAAgatcgactagtttcgagtcacagagggactattCATCATGAGCACCGTGCGCAGacgtgttttattaatttagtaggtatgtctcacgatagctattataaaaaattgGGCATGAGTCTAGAAAACTTAAACTTTTGGTTTTAAGTTTGTGATAATATCATGGAGTATTTTTGTTAGTTTCAATCTCTGAATCGGGTCGACATGTGCATGCAGCAATAGGCTTAGATTATTACGCCACTCCGTAGATACAAGTAGGTATGTAAGTGGAACAAAGTCCTACAACTGAGTGAGGCTTCTACTCGccattttttcttcattttacaAAGCAAAGCAGACTATTTTAAACAGTGTGCGCGTTACCTGTGGAACTGCAGACACCTCTCGTACCAGGAGGCCGCCTCCTCCATGCCTCCGTCAGGCTGGTTGCCCACCACGTGGTCTATGAAGTTGATCTCCACTTTAGGCCTGTGACAAACACATTAAATAAGTAAGTGTTTTACATTAATTTGccaaatatttatcaaattatttaggAAACCAGGCCAGCCTAAGGGCGAAATTTCTGATCTCTTAAtattagtttgctttacgtttaaagtaaccgaaacgagaggattggtcggctcgaataatccaaccaatcagagtgctgaacgctctcgtttcgtattttaaacgtaacgcaaactcgtactaagggtactgattcgAAAACCGAACGTGTCGCCAGCCGGTCTAATAATAGTAAAACAGATAATAAGTTCATTTCTGACAACTCCCCTTAGGATAGCCTcataattgaataaaacattCATTGTGCCTGGTACATTTTCTATGTGCAGCTACAAAATCAACTAAAAAATTAACTCACAGGAATTTGTTGATGGGGTCGCTGTTCAACAGCTGGTAGCCTGGGAGGAAGGGTCCGCGGTACTTGGACCGGTCCACCAGAGTGTGCGTGTTGTCTCCGTACTGTGGACAAGAATATTACTAGGTAAGAGATTTAAAATAACCACTGTAGGTAGGAAAAGGAATAACCGATAAAACTTTTCTGCttctatttttttctaaattccGTAATGTCATCATATCAGCCCTAAGACGTCCATTACATACTGaatataggcctcccccaatgacttccagataggccggttgagagcgacctgcatccagcggttCCCTGTGAcattaatcaggtcgtctgtccatcTTATAGGTGGACGTCCTTCGCTGCGCTTGCCGGAACGCGGTCTCCACTCAAGAACCTTTCTGCCCCAGCGACCGTCAGTTCTCTGCGCTATGTGCCTTATTTTTTGAGATgctatttaagtgtgggagtgccatgcttcggcacgaataagcCGACTCGCccggagtgaaaccacggcctcacagaaaaccgtcgtgaaacaacgcttgcgttgtgtttcgttgtgtgagtgaggttaccggaggtgcAATTTCCCcttttccatgggcggcggcgattgcttaccatcaggtgatacgtctgctcgtttactcgaaactcgtgtttcataaaaaaagtgtCCACGTTAATTTGCCTTTACGCCTAATCCAGCTGCCGCAACTGCCTATAAAAAGATATCTACTATCCTCAACACCCTTACCGTCTTAACAGTAGCCATCCTGACCACTCCAAACTCATCCTCCTCCTGCCACAAGTCCCTCACGACCACGGCTCCCTGTTTCCTGGCGTACTCCAGGATGTAGTCCAGGTTTTCCACCTGGAACGCCACATCCTTCACGAAGTCACCGTGGTACGCCACTTCGTTCGCGAAGTCTGATTCTTCAGGTTCATATTGGGCTTGTAATACGAAGACTATCTGTGgaatattaaatagaaattgGATTAGCACGTGGCCTGGACCAGCtctaaaatatgaatttatagtACGTGGTGTGTAAACGCATTCAGGATCCAGGAGAAAGTTCTAATGCGGGGAAACGTTCCAGAAACAGTAtggatgtttttttatttaaagactaacttccacaaataattcaagaccaaaatttgccaaatcggtccagccattctcgagttttagcgagactaacggacagtaattgatatttatataattatatgtatagatagataaatgGAATACTTGCTCCATACAACAAAATTATAGACAATCAAAAAAATAGCTCACATTAAACATCGTGAAAAAAAGTAGAGGAAACCGCTATCGTACTTAAGtagataaataatatcttaacaacgcaaaaaacaataagtaaatgttataaataaaccaGTAAGTTATTTCGCGGTAATAAATTCATATAAAGGCTCGTCCATTCTACCAGTCTAATCATAATACTTGTTTACCTTATTCAATCTGACGGCATACGAAGCTATTTTTCTTGAACCAGTCTCCAATCCACTATACGCCAAAGGCTCGAAGCCAAACCTCGTAACGTAATAACTGGCTGCCTgcgacataaaaaataaataattaaaaaaaatgttgtttatgaaCGCTAGCATGTTATGAAGCTTCTACTAGTTAGGAAATTCCTTCAAGGCATTTTCAATTCTATTGCGGACacagtaaagttgaaaatcaattacAATTAATCGACAGATTGGGATAGGtcaaaaaaattgttgtttatgaATGCCAGCACATGAAGCTTCCACTAGTTGGTAAAATTCCTTCAAGGCATTTTCAATTCTTTTGCGGAAatagtaaagttgaaaatctattaaatttGCTTTGACAGATTGGTAAAACTCTTGCAGGGGTCTGCAAAAAAAAACTCGCGCGAAATTCAAGacacaaaataacaaagtaCCTACTTGCTTAATTTCGTAATTTGTAATTCGAATGTAATcttaataatttacaatgtattgttatgtcttaagtaacataattattcttAATTTATCTGAGAAAGGGTCTTTACGCATTGTTCTGTTTATGCCAAATTATTTTTTCCATACTAATTTATGCAAATTATAcacgtaatttatttaatgcacAACGCcaaaatgatttaaattaagtaatgtaACAGGCATTAGACATGTAGGtggtacataaataatttacctGCTTTGCGTTTGACACCCAGAAAGTAAGATGGTCGAAAGCTAAGAAGCGTCCGTCTTCAGGTTTCCTTCCCTTGTCTGTATAAGAGGTCTGGAAAAGAAAGATAGTATTAATAACTTTTAGAATAAACGTGAGTAAATATTTGACAGGTTCTTGCGCCAAATACTTCcttattctaatttatttctaattcATAGGCTATGgcacccagtagggctgatgcctcaTCCGGAGCAGCGAACTACCTAATGGGtctacc containing:
- the LOC118268976 gene encoding 4-hydroxyphenylpyruvate dioxygenase-like, whose translation is MTSYTDKGRKPEDGRFLAFDHLTFWVSNAKQAASYYVTRFGFEPLAYSGLETGSRKIASYAVRLNKIVFVLQAQYEPEESDFANEVAYHGDFVKDVAFQVENLDYILEYARKQGAVVVRDLWQEEDEFGVVRMATVKTYGDNTHTLVDRSKYRGPFLPGYQLLNSDPINKFLPKVEINFIDHVVGNQPDGGMEEAASWYERCLQFHRFWSVDDKQICTEYSALRSIVMANWEETVKMPINEPAPGKRKSQIQEYVEYHGGAGVQHIAINTEDIITAIENLRARGVEFLSIPSKYYKLIRERLQNSKVRVAESIDELERLNILIDYDDDGYLLQIFTKNTQDRPTLFLEVIQRRNHNGFGAGNFKTLFESIELEQEKRGNL